Below is a genomic region from Gemmatimonadota bacterium.
AGAGGCCCGACAATTCGATGCGGCGGTACCCCCGTATGGTGAGATTGGCAGCCCCTTCCCCTGTAATAGCGCTAAAACGCTGGGGGACGCGAATCGGTATTTTGACATCAATTATGCCCTCGCCTTCCATATCTTCATCCAGGCGACCCCCCAATCGCTCTTGTGCAAGGCGATGGGTATCGTGATGGAACTTATAGCGCATAAAGTCGCCCAGACTGATAATCACCGGAAGGCCGTAAGGCGTACCGCCCAGGTCGCGGAACACCATAAGTGTATATTCGGCTTCTGTTTCTATTAGTTGCGCCGTGGGAGTCGCATATGGGCGTCTTCTGGGAAAATAAGAAGAGGATCCAGGTGTATCGCGCAAAAAGGCTTCAAGCGTTGACACACCTATTTGCGGGCGCAAACCCGGCGTGGCAAGAGCAATACTCGGGCAGAGCAACGCGAGATAAAATAAAACACTGAGGCCGCGCGACCACAGGTGAATGTGAATAAACTTCATAAGGACTTTGGGAAACAGTCGGAAAGTTGTATTAAGGAGCGGGTGATAGACTTTTGAACAGAGTACATAATAGCATAAGCCACATGAAAGTCAAGGTAAAATCCGAAGAAATTGGCGGGAGATAAATATCGGTAAGCGCGTCTTTTTTTCACAGGTAAAAAGCCGTATATTCGTCTATGAACTGGCCTGAACCAGTTGTGCACCATTCGGTTAAACTTATTTTTTTACAAAAGGTTCCTCATGCGCTTGCGCTGGTATGTGATATCCGAACTAATAATGCCATTTTTATTTGGTTTTTCCGTGATCATCTTTCTTCTCGTCATTGATCTCGTTTTGCAAATGCTCGATCGCATACTGGGAAAAGGCGTGCCCATAGGTGTGGTTTTTGAGTTGTTTTTTTTAAACACGGCCTGGATGATTGCACTCGCCGTTCCGATGGCTGTGCTGGTCAGCACCCTGCTGGCATTTGGCCGCTTGAGTGCCGCGGGCGAAATTGTGGCCATGCGCGCATTGGGCATTGGGATTCATCAGGTCGTCGTGCCGGTTCTGATCGTCGCCGCGCTTTTGGGAATTGGACTGGTGTTTTTTAATGATCGCATTTTGCCCGAATTTAATCACCGCGCCCGCATTTTGATGACAGATATTCACCGCAAACGCCCCGCTGTCGCACTCGCCGACAAGGCCGGTGTGATGATCGGCGATTTCAAAAATTACCAGATTTTATTTGATCGCGCCGATGCGGGCGGAAATATCCTCCATGACGTGCTGGTATATAGCTTTAATAGCGATGGGTTTCCCGAAACAGCGGTTGCCGATTCGGGCGTTGTCGAATTTGACGAAGCGCGAGACGAGGCTCTGCTCTATCTCTTTAACGGGGAAATGCACCGCATTGATCCAGACGATCCCACAGTCTATGCGCTCACAACATTTGCCAAAGCCAGATTGCGTCTCGGTGATGCGGGCCAACAGTTGTCTCGGTCTTCATCGGCGTATCGCAATGATAGAGAAATGGATATCGCCACCATGCAGCACAAAATTGCACAATACGAAAGCGAATTACATCAGGCGAAGGTCAAAAGGGCGAACCTTTTAGATGCGTTTGTGCGCGAAGTGTTAATAGATTCCGCAGATACAAACCCCGTGCAGTCACTGCGCGCTGTATTGGGGCGCGTGGCAGCCGATACGCGGATTGCACGCCATAAGTTGAGAGCAGCAGACCGATTGCGCGTGGAAGTACACAAAAAATTTTCAATTCCCGCAGCCTGTGTGGCATTTGTGCTGGTAGGCGCGCCTATCGGCGTGTGGGCGCGCAGCAGCAGTGCAGCAATTGGCGCGGCAATTAGCATTGGCTTTTTTTTAGCGTGGTGGATTTTTCTCATCGGAGGTGAAAAACTGGCTGACCGAGGGGTGCTCATGCCCTGGTTTGCGATGTGGATGCCCAATGTATTGACCGCCCTCGTCGGCGTTGTTCTATCTGCTCGAATTATCTGCGAGTGGGGCGTAAAAAGGAGATAGCCGTGCGTATTTTGAGCCGCTATGTCGTCGTCCAATTTGCAATGCCCTTTGCCCTCAGCTTGCTGGCTTTTACCATTGTTTTTGTCGTAATTGATCTGGTAGATCGCCTCAGCGCGTTTATAGACCGAGATGTCGGCCTGGGAACAATTCTGTCTTATTATTTCTGCTATTTGCCCTATATTGTCGTCCTCGTGCTTCCAATGGCAGTCTTGCTCGCGGGATTGTTCTGTATGGGGGGGCTGATACAGCGCGGGGAATTGCTGGCAATGAAAAGTGCTGGCATAAGTCTGTATCAAGTCGTGATTCCCTTGCACANNNNNNNNNNGTATTTTGGCCGCTACAATGGCCGATCAGGTCGTGCCGAGAGCAAATCGGGCGCGATCTAAAATCGAGCAACCGCGTCGATCAGCAGTTGGACCTCAGTCCATCCGCGTGCGAATCGCGCTGCGAGATACGGGCAGGCGTATTTTGTCAATGAGAGAATACGATGCCCAGGCCATGAAGGGCCGGCAGGTAATACTCGACAAATATGAAGGCGGGGCACTCGCAGAGCGCGTTCGCGCGGAAGAAGTCGTTTGGGCCGCCGCAGAATGGCATTTTATGAATGGAGATCGGCGCGTATTTTCAGATGGAAAAGAATTTTATCGCACATTTCGCGTGTGGGCAGCAAAAGATGTAACACTAACACCCGAAGACCTCATACGCGATGTCGTGCCCGAAGATCAGATGACGTATTCGGAACTGATGGATTTTATCCATCGCAAAACGCGCAACGGCAGCCAGACACTTCGAGAATCTGTAGCGCTTCACATGCGTTTGGCATTTCCATTTGCGAACTTCGTGATCGCCCTCTTTGGCCTTCCCCTGGCCTCTCGCATGCAGCGGACGGGACGCCCCATCCAAATTGGCATGTGTTTGCTGATTTGCTTTGCATTTTACGGGTGCATTCAACTCGGGCGCGCCATGGGTTGGAACGATGTGCTACCTCCTGAATGGGGTGCCTGGGGGGCAAATGCGATCTTTGGCGCGATTGGGATTATCACGCTTCTCACAACGCGCAAATAGTTAACACCTTAACATTCGAGGATCCACATGAAATACAATATTCTCCTGATGATCTCCGATCAGCACAGCAAGTATCACATTGGTGCTTATGGCGACCCCCTTGTACGCACACCCCATCTCGACCAACTATCAGAAAACGGTATGCGCTTCACAAGCGCGTATTGCGCCTCACCCGTTTGCGTGCCCAGCCGCATGTCATTTATGACGTGTCGCATGCCTTCGGCCAACCGCGTGTGGAACAACAATCACCTGCTGCATTCGGGCATTCCCACCTGGGCACATGCCATGGGATTGGCCGGGTATAAAACATCGCTTATTGGGCGGATGCACTTCAACGGACAAGACCAGCGACACGGCTTTGAAAACCGTCCCTTCGGCGAATACGGTGCCACACATCCGGGTGCAA
It encodes:
- a CDS encoding LptF/LptG family permease, translating into MRLRWYVISELIMPFLFGFSVIIFLLVIDLVLQMLDRILGKGVPIGVVFELFFLNTAWMIALAVPMAVLVSTLLAFGRLSAAGEIVAMRALGIGIHQVVVPVLIVAALLGIGLVFFNDRILPEFNHRARILMTDIHRKRPAVALADKAGVMIGDFKNYQILFDRADAGGNILHDVLVYSFNSDGFPETAVADSGVVEFDEARDEALLYLFNGEMHRIDPDDPTVYALTTFAKARLRLGDAGQQLSRSSSAYRNDREMDIATMQHKIAQYESELHQAKVKRANLLDAFVREVLIDSADTNPVQSLRAVLGRVAADTRIARHKLRAADRLRVEVHKKFSIPAACVAFVLVGAPIGVWARSSSAAIGAAISIGFFLAWWIFLIGGEKLADRGVLMPWFAMWMPNVLTALVGVVLSARIICEWGVKRR
- a CDS encoding LptF/LptG family permease; its protein translation is MRILSRYVVVQFAMPFALSLLAFTIVFVVIDLVDRLSAFIDRDVGLGTILSYYFCYLPYIVVLVLPMAVLLAGLFCMGGLIQRGELLAMKSAGISLYQVVIPLH
- a CDS encoding LptF/LptG family permease — its product is ILAATMADQVVPRANRARSKIEQPRRSAVGPQSIRVRIALRDTGRRILSMREYDAQAMKGRQVILDKYEGGALAERVRAEEVVWAAAEWHFMNGDRRVFSDGKEFYRTFRVWAAKDVTLTPEDLIRDVVPEDQMTYSELMDFIHRKTRNGSQTLRESVALHMRLAFPFANFVIALFGLPLASRMQRTGRPIQIGMCLLICFAFYGCIQLGRAMGWNDVLPPEWGAWGANAIFGAIGIITLLTTRK